A single genomic interval of Camelina sativa cultivar DH55 chromosome 11, Cs, whole genome shotgun sequence harbors:
- the LOC104726534 gene encoding suppressor of disruption of TFIIS, producing the protein MEFVNTSPPRYECLLFDLDDTLYPFSSGLSDACTNNIIEFMVEKLGIDEEGVVELNDILYKKHGTTMAGLKAVGYEFDNDEYHSFVHGRLPYENLKPDPVLRNLLTSLPFRKLIFSNGDDGHVMRALKRLGIEDCFERIISFETLNPVINEAEVSCETGHLPENPVICKPTEIAFEKAFEIAQLDPHKTLFFDDSVRNIQTGKAVGLHTILVGKSEKVDGSDYALESIHNMKEAFPELWLESNINDKESERIVYATQISIETTIQA; encoded by the exons ATGGAATTTGTGAACACCTCTCCACCAAGATATGAATGTCTCCTCTTTG ATTTGGACGATACTCTTTACCCTTTCAGCTCTGGTTTATCAGACGCATGCACCAACAACATTATAG AATTTATGGTTGAAAAGCTTGGAATAGATGAAGAGGGAGTAGTTGAGCTAAATGATATCCTTTACAAGAAACATGGAACTACAATGGCTGGGCTTAAG GCTGTAGGTTATGAATTCGATAATGACGAGTACCACAGCTTTGTTCATGGGAGATTACCTTATGAAAACCTTAAACCGGACCCGGTTCTGAGAAATCTCCTCACTAGTCTACCTTTCCGAAAATTG ATTTTCTCGAATGGAGATGATGGTCATGTGATGAGGGCTCTAAAAAGACTCGGCATTGAAGATTGTTTTGAAAGAATCATAAGTTTCGAGACCTTAAACCCTGTGATCAACGAGGCTGAGGTTTCTTGCGAGACAGGTCATCTTCCCGAGAATCCTGTTATCTGTAAACCAACCGAGATTGCTTTCGAGAAAGCATTCGAAATCGCTCAGCTTGATCCTCACAAAACC TTGTTCTTCGACGACAGTGTCCGGAACATCCAAACCGGAAAAGCCGTTGGTCTCCATACAATCTTG GTTGGTAAATCAGAAAAAGTGGATGGAAGTGATTACGCCTTAGAAAGCATTCACAACATGAAAGAGGCATTTCCAGAGTTATGGTTGGAATCCAACATCAACGACAAAGAATCTGAAAGAATTGTTTACGCTACACAGATCTCGATTGAAACTACTATTCAAGCTTAA
- the LOC104726532 gene encoding uncharacterized protein C24B11.05-like, which yields MAYEEDFKQTSEAKYDCLLFDIDDTLYPLSSGLAMQVKTNIQEYMTQKLGIEEAKVQELCLSLYKIYGTTMAGLKAVGYDFDYDDFHSFVHGRLPYATLKPDPILRNIILSLPIRKVVFTNADKAHAAKIIARLGLEGCFEKVISFETLNPITKTESPHDTKTREIFDIISYMANPDPKVELPKTPVVCKPSEGAFEQVFKMANINPKKTLFFDDSIRNIQTGKRVGLHTVWVGTSHREEGVDMALEHIHNIREALPELWEAGEEKGEELRTRQKVAIETIA from the exons ATGGCGTACGAGGAAGACTTTAAGCAAACTTCTGAAGCCAAATATGATTGTCTTTTGTTTG ATATAGATGATACTCTTTACCCTCTCAGTTCTGGTTTGGCTATGCAAGTGAAAACGAACATTCAAG agtATATGACTCAGAAACTTGGTATTGAAGAAGCTAAAGTCCAAGAACTGTGCCTCTCGCTTTATAAAATCTATGGAACTACTATGGCTGGTCTCAAG GCCGTGGGTTATGACTTTGACTACGATGATTTTCACAG TTTTGTTCATGGGAGATTGCCATACGCAACACTGAAGCCTGACCCAATTTTGAGGAATATTATTCTTAGCTTGCCTATCCGCAAAGTT GTCTTCACGAATGCAGACAAGGCTCATGCAGCCAAGATCATTGCCAGGCTAGGCCTGGAGGGCTGCTTCGAAAAAGTCATATCTTTCGAGACTCTGAACCCCATCACCAAGACTGAATCTCCTCATGATACCAAAACTAGAGAAATCTTCGACATAATCAGTTACATGGCAAATCCTGACCCCAAAGTCGAACTCCCAAAGACACCAGTTGTATGCAAACCATCTGAAGGAGCATTCGAACAGGTTTTCAAGATGGCCAACATCAATCCTAAGAAGACA ttgttcTTTGATGACAGCATCCGTAACATACAAACCGGGAAACGCGTGGGTCTCCACACAGTATGG gTTGGGACCTCACACAGAGAGGAAGGAGTAGATATGGCATTGGAGCATATTCACAACATTCGTGAAGCTCTTCCTGAACTATGGGAAGCTGGTGAGGAAAAAGGCGAGGAGCTTAGAACCAGGCAAAAAGTCGCCATTGAAACCATTGCTTAA
- the LOC104726533 gene encoding mannose-P-dolichol utilization defect 1 protein homolog 1-like, with amino-acid sequence MDYLGIDLSCAIGSLRSGEFPTKDCLLPLISKLLGYFVVAGSMTVKLPQIMKIVDSKSVKGLSVVAFELEVVGYTISLAYCLYKKLPFSAFGELAFLLIQALILVGCIYYFSRPLSVATWVRALLYFALAPTVLAGKIDPLLFEALYASKHLIFLSARIPQIWKNFRNKSTGQLSFLTCFMNFGGALARVFTSYQAKAPLSMFISFFIAIVTNGTIMSQILLYRCKGTEEKQLNDKKVL; translated from the exons ATGGATTATCTTGGGATTGATCTGAGCTGCGCGATAGGTTCTCTCCGGAGCGGTGAGTTTCCGACGAAAgattgtcttcttcctctcatcTCTAAGCTGCTCGGTTACTTCGTCGTCGCTGGTTCAATGACCGTCAAGCTTCCTCAG ATAATGAAAATCGTGGACAGCAAGAGTGTAAAAGGTTTAAGCGTTGTAGCATTTGAGCTCGAAGTGGTTGGTTACACAATCTCACTTGCTTATTGTCTTTACAAAAAGCTTCCCTTTTCAGCTTTTGGTGAATTAGCTTTTCTTTTGATCCAAGCTTTGATCTTGGTGGGCTGTATCTATTACTTCTCTCGACCTCTCTCTGTAGCTACTTGGGTCAGAGCGCTTCTTTACTTTGCTTTAGCACCAACTGTGTTAGCTGGTAAGATTGATCCTTTGCTATTCGAAGCTCTTTATGCTTCTAAGCATTTGATTTTTCTCTCTGCAAGAATCCCTCAGATTTGGAAGAACTTTAGAAACAAAAGCACTGGACAACTTAGTTTCTTGACTTGTTTCATGAACTTCGGTGGAGCTTTGGCGAGAGTTTTCACCAGCTATCAGGCGAAAGCTCCACTTAGCATGTTTATAAGTTTCTTTATCGCAATCGTCACTAATGGAACTATTATGAGTCAGATTCTACTGTATCGGTGCAAAGGAACAGAAGAGAAGCAATTGAATGATAAAAAGGTTTTATGA